The Paraburkholderia agricolaris genome includes the window GCTTCGGCGCCGTTCTCCGGGCCGCAACGCGGGTTGTAGACGAAGCAACCGATCAGACGGTCCGGGTACTTTTGCGTCATTTCGACGGTGTACGCCATGTAGTCGTCGATCGACTCGCGGCCCGAGCGATTGCCGTCGGTCCACGTATAGATCGTGTTGCCTTGCGGCGGCTGGATGAATGCCTTGTCGATGCGGCGCGGCTTGCCGTTGATGAGGTACGGGCCGTCCATTGTTGCGATCAGACGCTCGCCGGTAAATGGCTCGCCGTCGTGGCGCCAGGCGAGGTCGACCAGATTGGTCGGATAACAGCTGGTGTCGATGATCATGTACTCGATCTCCTTGAGAGGAACTGGTGTATCCAGTTGCCGGATCGCGGGCAGGCGCATCGATGGAACGGAGCCCAGACAGGCTTGCCCATGCGGCCCTTTGCAAGGCGCCATTTTTGTGCGCCTTCCCCTCGCCGGCATCGAGTGTCACACTGATGTGCACTGCTGCTTGCGATGCAGTCTCACAAGATAAAAACGCTCTGTACAATATTTTTTAACCACGATCTTGATACGTTCCCGATATGGACATCCGGCTGTTGCGTTACTTCGCGGTACTTGCCGACGAACTGCATTTCGGCCGGGCAGCCGCACGGCTGCACATTTCGCAGCCGCCTCTCAGCCAGCAGATTCGCATCCTCGAAGAGGAGATGGGCACCGCGTTGTTCATGCGCTCGCAGCACCGTGTCGAACTCACTGAGGCAGGGAAAACACTTAAGGAGCAGGTGCCGTTGATCTTCGCGCAGTTCGAACGCGCGATCGATCTGACGCGTTGCGCGGGACGTGGCGAAGTGGGCAGTCTCGAGATCGGCATCATCAGCTCGGCGATGGTCGAGCCGATTCCGCACGCACTACGGGTATTTGCGGAGAAGCATCCGCAAGTGCAGTGGACGCTGCATGAGATGACGCCTGCCGCGCAGATTCTCGCGCTCAAGGAGCGGCGCCTGGATGTGTGTTTCTTCCGCGTGTCGCACGAGGACCCGGAGATTCGCAGCGAAGTGGTGATGCGCGAATCGGCGGTGGTGGCGCTGCCGTTAGGGCATCGGCTTGCTGCGCGTGAGGAGATCGCGTTGCGCGAGTTGGAGACCGAGCGGTTTGTGTCGTTTGGTTTGCGGCAGTCGCAGCTTGCGCGCTTTCTGCAGGACTGTTGTGTGGAGGCAGGGTTTACACCGCAGATCGAGCAGGAGGTGGTCGAGGTGCACACGCTGC containing:
- a CDS encoding LysR substrate-binding domain-containing protein → MDIRLLRYFAVLADELHFGRAAARLHISQPPLSQQIRILEEEMGTALFMRSQHRVELTEAGKTLKEQVPLIFAQFERAIDLTRCAGRGEVGSLEIGIISSAMVEPIPHALRVFAEKHPQVQWTLHEMTPAAQILALKERRLDVCFFRVSHEDPEIRSEVVMRESAVVALPLGHRLAAREEIALRELETERFVSFGLRQSQLARFLQDCCVEAGFTPQIEQEVVEVHTLLCLVREGLGVALLPSSARQLTTGGVAFVSLAAPRPEVSLHARYRAEDASPVLALFLDTVREVAASMGVNAQSD